A genomic window from Halogeometricum borinquense DSM 11551 includes:
- a CDS encoding asparaginase has protein sequence MHTVHVVGCGGTIASEPAEDGAAPAKAGDELVRSVPDISEYADLRVTDVGSRPGFDMDFGVVAAAAEEVRTAVADGADGVVVTHGTDTLADTAYALDIACNVPVPVIVTGSQRRFDEPGSDAPSNLLTAVRAAVDGQFAPGVHIAFDDELHAARDAVKTHTNALDTFQSPGKGPVATFTRETTRLHRDPEQATSDVSLPAAALDADRDTAAYAVVPAVHSGTGVDGASLERFLPDADGIVVEGTGLGNATGSLGDAVADALESVPVVVSSRCHAGPTEAVYGTAGGGVTLRDHGVAYAGTLSTAKARVKLVLGLTAGLSREAVEATFE, from the coding sequence ATGCATACGGTACACGTTGTCGGATGCGGCGGGACGATAGCGAGCGAACCGGCCGAAGACGGCGCGGCCCCGGCGAAGGCAGGCGATGAACTGGTCCGATCTGTTCCTGATATCTCCGAGTACGCCGACTTGCGCGTCACCGACGTCGGGTCGCGTCCCGGATTCGACATGGACTTCGGCGTCGTGGCTGCTGCCGCCGAGGAAGTGCGAACTGCCGTCGCCGACGGTGCCGACGGCGTCGTCGTTACGCACGGAACGGACACACTCGCAGATACCGCCTACGCGCTCGACATCGCGTGCAACGTGCCCGTTCCCGTCATCGTTACGGGGTCGCAACGACGCTTCGACGAACCGGGATCTGACGCTCCGTCGAACCTCCTCACAGCGGTCCGGGCCGCGGTTGACGGCCAGTTCGCGCCGGGCGTCCACATCGCGTTCGACGACGAACTCCACGCCGCCCGCGACGCGGTGAAAACACACACGAACGCCCTCGATACGTTCCAATCGCCCGGAAAAGGACCGGTCGCAACGTTCACGCGTGAGACGACGCGCCTCCACCGTGATCCCGAGCAGGCCACGTCGGATGTGTCGCTCCCCGCCGCGGCGCTCGACGCCGACAGAGACACTGCCGCGTACGCTGTCGTCCCCGCCGTTCACTCCGGTACAGGTGTAGACGGGGCTTCCCTCGAACGATTCCTCCCTGACGCTGACGGTATCGTCGTGGAAGGAACCGGCCTCGGAAACGCTACCGGTTCGCTGGGCGACGCTGTCGCCGACGCTCTCGAATCCGTGCCGGTCGTCGTCTCCTCGCGGTGTCACGCCGGACCGACAGAAGCCGTGTACGGCACGGCGGGTGGCGGAGTCACCCTTCGAGATCACGGCGTCGCCTACGCGGGCACTCTTTCGACGGCGAAGGCGCGCGTCAAACTCGTCCTCGGACTGACCGCCGGCCTCTCGCGTGAGGCGGTCGAAGCGACGTTCGAGTGA
- a CDS encoding aldo/keto reductase — translation MALDTVSLGRTGTKVSEIAFGTWRFGRENDEGDIEVGPEQAHRLLDAYADAGGTFIDTADMYGGGRAEEYIGDWLADRDRENFVIASKIYWPTREDPNGVGLNRKHLRRNIDEILDRLGTDYVDVLYTHRWDDDTPAREFMRTLDEFVRDGKVNYLGTSTLEPNAWKIAKANEIADKRGYEPFTVSQPRYNVVNREIEGNYLDMCADYDVGVVPWSPLAGGFLTGKYSRNKEPPADSRAASDQQFVDSYLTPENFDALEAVESVAADVGASPGQVALAWLLHHDQVTAPIVGARTVDQLEENLAAAEVSLTPDQFERLADAKRE, via the coding sequence ATGGCTCTCGATACGGTCTCGCTCGGCCGAACCGGAACGAAGGTGTCCGAAATCGCGTTCGGAACGTGGCGCTTCGGCCGCGAAAACGACGAGGGTGACATAGAAGTCGGTCCCGAGCAAGCCCACCGACTGCTCGACGCGTACGCTGACGCTGGCGGGACGTTTATCGACACTGCCGATATGTACGGTGGCGGGCGCGCAGAGGAGTACATCGGCGACTGGTTGGCTGACCGCGACCGGGAGAACTTCGTCATCGCCTCGAAGATCTACTGGCCGACCCGCGAAGACCCTAACGGCGTCGGTCTCAACCGCAAACATCTCCGCCGGAACATCGACGAGATTCTCGACCGACTCGGAACGGACTACGTGGACGTTCTCTACACTCACCGCTGGGATGACGACACGCCCGCGCGGGAGTTCATGCGGACCCTCGACGAGTTCGTGCGGGACGGGAAAGTCAACTACCTCGGCACGTCTACACTCGAACCGAACGCGTGGAAGATAGCGAAGGCGAACGAGATAGCCGACAAGCGCGGCTACGAACCGTTCACTGTGTCCCAACCGCGCTACAACGTCGTCAATCGCGAGATCGAAGGGAACTACCTCGACATGTGCGCCGATTACGACGTGGGCGTCGTCCCGTGGTCGCCGCTCGCTGGCGGGTTCCTCACGGGGAAGTACAGTCGGAACAAGGAGCCGCCCGCTGACTCGCGCGCTGCTTCGGACCAGCAGTTCGTGGACTCGTATCTCACACCGGAGAACTTCGACGCGCTCGAAGCTGTCGAGTCCGTCGCCGCGGACGTGGGTGCGTCGCCCGGGCAAGTCGCCCTCGCGTGGCTGCTCCACCACGACCAAGTGACTGCCCCGATTGTCGGCGCGCGGACGGTCGATCAACTGGAAGAGAACCTTGCCGCCGCTGAGGTGTCGTTGACGCCCGATCAGTTCGAGCGCCTTGCGGACGCAAAGCGCGAATAA
- a CDS encoding DUF1684 domain-containing protein, with protein MTDSDAAANVDADAYADELARKRAEKDDFFGSHPQSPIPPEHRDEFSGLDYFDPNPDARVSATVTVHDDPEPVTMETTAGNEVRYLRLVTFSFELRGESVELHGYQQEREDDNAIFVPFRDKTTGQQSYRNGRYLELHPEGELADGESVVLDFNLAYTPFCAYSDTFSCPLPPEENWLEVAVAAGERDWTPVNE; from the coding sequence ATGACTGACTCGGACGCCGCTGCAAACGTTGATGCGGACGCCTACGCCGACGAACTGGCCCGCAAGCGCGCGGAGAAAGACGACTTCTTTGGCTCGCACCCGCAGTCACCGATTCCGCCCGAACACCGCGACGAGTTCTCGGGACTGGACTACTTCGACCCGAACCCGGACGCACGCGTCTCGGCGACGGTGACAGTCCACGACGACCCCGAACCGGTAACGATGGAGACGACGGCGGGCAACGAGGTGCGCTACCTCCGCCTGGTCACGTTCTCTTTCGAACTCCGCGGCGAATCGGTCGAACTGCACGGTTATCAGCAGGAACGCGAGGACGACAACGCGATTTTCGTCCCCTTTCGTGACAAGACGACGGGCCAGCAGTCGTACCGGAACGGTCGCTATCTCGAACTCCACCCTGAGGGCGAGTTAGCGGACGGCGAGTCGGTCGTCCTCGATTTTAATCTCGCGTACACGCCTTTCTGTGCCTACAGCGACACGTTCTCCTGTCCACTCCCGCCGGAGGAAAACTGGCTGGAAGTGGCTGTTGCCGCCGGTGAGCGGGATTGGACGCCTGTTAACGAATAG
- a CDS encoding type IV pilin gives MEIKQLFTDDSAVSPVIGVILMVAITVILAAVIGTFVLNLGGSVSQTTPQASFGFDFDDDASGDNVTITHETGDTIETDRLALKSSVAVDVATSLSSVSNTGSDQTTNEAFTEPGSGSFQSGETVGAGDTLYAGGGMDLNGEDFRVVWNSQTGENSATLSEYTAPNN, from the coding sequence ATGGAGATTAAGCAGCTCTTCACGGATGATTCAGCGGTCTCGCCCGTTATCGGCGTGATCCTGATGGTGGCGATTACCGTCATCCTCGCCGCAGTTATCGGCACGTTCGTGCTCAATCTTGGGGGGAGCGTCTCACAGACGACACCACAAGCATCATTCGGATTCGACTTTGACGACGATGCCTCCGGCGATAACGTGACTATTACACACGAAACCGGAGATACAATTGAAACAGACAGACTGGCTCTGAAATCCAGTGTTGCAGTTGACGTTGCGACATCACTGTCGTCGGTTTCCAATACCGGCAGTGATCAGACCACTAATGAAGCCTTTACCGAACCTGGCAGTGGTTCGTTCCAATCCGGTGAAACGGTCGGTGCCGGTGATACCCTCTACGCAGGTGGGGGTATGGATCTAAACGGTGAAGACTTCCGCGTCGTCTGGAACTCCCAGACTGGTGAAAACTCGGCAACGCTCTCCGAGTACACCGCACCGAACAACTAA
- a CDS encoding type IV pilin, whose protein sequence is MKLKQLFTDESAVSPVIGVILMVAITVILAAVIGTFVLNLGGSVSQTTPQASFGFEYETSGDNNVTITHETGDTIEGARLDTKGLNSESGPDWSDVGGTVSAGSSVELKNGADWSGETIRVVWNSENNENSATLSESTAPTE, encoded by the coding sequence ATGAAGCTCAAACAGCTCTTCACGGACGAGTCTGCGGTTTCGCCAGTCATCGGGGTCATCTTGATGGTGGCGATTACAGTGATTCTTGCCGCAGTCATCGGCACGTTCGTGCTCAACCTAGGGGGAAGCGTATCGCAAACCACGCCGCAGGCGAGTTTCGGTTTTGAATACGAAACTAGCGGAGATAACAACGTTACAATTACCCACGAAACGGGAGATACAATTGAGGGTGCTCGATTAGACACGAAAGGCCTCAATTCAGAGAGTGGCCCTGACTGGTCAGACGTTGGCGGGACCGTCTCCGCTGGAAGCTCTGTTGAACTGAAAAACGGTGCTGACTGGAGCGGTGAGACCATCCGTGTTGTCTGGAACTCTGAAAACAACGAGAATTCCGCGACGCTGAGTGAAAGCACTGCTCCGACCGAATAA